The Coffea arabica cultivar ET-39 chromosome 9e, Coffea Arabica ET-39 HiFi, whole genome shotgun sequence genome has a window encoding:
- the LOC113709273 gene encoding wall-associated receptor kinase 5: MHSTNHTFMKKFWQQDMHKKITSGIHLISIISTLSLLHDAAASVAKPNCPDKCGNLTVPYPFGIGKGCYLRRSFEVKCNTSSYPASFPTIFDTKVYEIAQHHVIVHGDLVIPFVYNKSSGESEYMAAPYSVSSDDLTDDFSVSHTENQFVAIGCDIYAYITDIRTSDIVSGCPSLCKNSSISPMGSSSYCSGKRCCRDTIPKDLIDMAFYVQTMNTWDRSWESDPCSFAMVVHKDFSDFNKFNLSDCAVDSHRAPLALDWGIGNISCHEAIKNGTCICGQNSECINSSRGVGYSCRCLTGYQGNPYLHDGCQDINECGSPEKNECPQEARCVNTPGSYHCTCPPGYHKGRNFGPSSPHACLPDRARRAMLMFISLGIGLAAGFLILVSIFIWVHRKLKRIEEEKAKKRFFKTNGGLLLQQQPSSSQGSLSETKLFVTQELEKATDNFNESRILGQGGLGTVYKGMLSDGTIVAVKKSNKIDQCRVSQFINEVVILSQINHRHIVKLLGCCLETEVPLLVYEYVSNGTLSQHLHDDPGAGMINWENRLRIAAEVAEALAYLHSYASTAIFHRDIKSSNILLDENYRAVVSDFGLSRSVPIDKTHLTTLVGGTFGYLDPEYFRSGQLNDKSDVYAFGVVLAELLTGQKAVSSDKSDEGLVIRFREAVKENRLFETLDKMAADEGLEEEILAVVRLTKRCLKLNARKRPSTREIATVLEQLRIKEGSIARESLQDGYCSLSERSYCCNVDSITEDSLE, encoded by the exons ATGCACTCCACAAATCATACAttcatgaaaaaattttggcaacAAGATATGCATAAGAAAATCACCTCTGGGATTCATCTGATATCCATAATCTCAACACTTTCCCTACTACATGATGCTGCAGCTTCTGTAGCAAAGCCTAATTGCCCTGACAAATGTGGTAATTTGACAGTTCCTTACCCGTTTGGCATCGGAAAAGGCTGCTATCTAAGGAGATCATTTGAAGTTAAATGCAACACCTCATCGTATCCTGCTAGCTTTCCTACAATTTTTGACACCAAGGTCTATGAGATTGCACAACACCATGTTATTGTTCATGGTGACCTTGTTATTCCCTTCGTCTATAATAAGTCATCCGGTGAAAGTGAATATATGGCAGCACCTTACTCCGTATCAAGTGATGATCTGACGGATGATTTCAGTGTTTCGCACACTGAAAACCAATTTGTAGCTATAGGATGTGATATATATGCTTATATCACTGACATCAGGACTAGTGATATTGTCAGCGGCTGTCCATCCTTGTGCAAAAATTCATCGATTAGTCCGATGGGTTCTTCTTCGTATTGCTCAGGAAAACGTTGCTGCAGGGACACTATTCCAAAGGATCTCATAGATATGGCGTTTTACGTGCAGACTATGAATACCTGGGACAGATCATGGGAATCTGATCCATGTAGCTTCGCTATGGTTGTACATAAGGATTTTTCTGACTTCAACAAGTTTAACCTTTCAGACTGTGCCGTCGATTCTCATCGTGCTCCTCTAGCTTTGGATTGGGGAATTGGAAACATTAGCTGCCATGAAGCTATCAAAAATGGTACTTGTATATGTGGGCAAAACAGCGAGTGCATAAATTCAAGTAGAGGGGTGGGATATTCATGCAGATGCCTCACAGGTTATCAAGGAAATCCTTATCTCCACGATGGATGCCAAG ATATCAATGAGTGTGGATCTCCTGAAAAGAATGAGTGCCCCCAGGAGGCTCGCTGCGTTAATACTCCAGGCAGCTACCACTGCACCTGTCCACCAGGTTACCACAAAGGGAGAAATTTTGGTCCATCATCACCACATGCATGCCTGCCAGATAGAGCGAGACGAGCAATGCTTATGTTCATTTCTTTAG ggATTGGACTGGCAGCTGGCTTTCTAATCTTGGTATCAATCTTCATTTGGGTGCACCGTAAACTTAAGAGAATAGAAGAAGAGAAAGCCAAAAAGAGGTTCTTCAAGACAAACGGTGGATTGTTGTTACAACAGCAACCATCTTCAAGTCAGGGAAGTTTATCAGAGACAAAGCTTTTTGTCACACAAGAGCTGGAAAAGGCAACAGACAATTTCAATGAAAGTCGTATTCTAGGCCAAGGAGGACTTGGTACCGTCTACAAAGGAATGCTATCAGATGGTACTATTGTCGCCGtgaagaaatcaaacaaaattgatCAGTGTAGAGTGTCACAGTTTATCAATGAAGTTGTCATTCTCTCACAGATAAATCACAGACACATAGTGAAATTATTAGGTTGCTGTTTGGAAACTGAAGTTCCATTGCTTGTTTATGAATATGTGTCAAATGGCACCCTTTCACAACACCTTCATGATGACCCTGGTGCCGGAATGATCAATTGGGAGAATCGTCTGCGTATTGCAGCGGAAGTTGCAGAAGCACTTGCTTATTTGCACTCGTATGCTTCTACAGCCATTTTCCACAGGGATATAAAGTCAAGCAACATATTGTTGGATGAGAACTATAGGGCAGTGGTCTCAGATTTCGGGCTTTCGAGGTCAGTGCCTATTGATAAAACACACTTAACTACGCTAGTCGGAGGCACATTTGGTTACTTAGACCCAGAGTACTTCCGGTCAGGGCAACTCAACGATAAAAGTGATGTTTACGCTTTTGGCGTAGTTCTTGCCGAACTTTTAACAGGGCAAAAGGCTGTTTCTTCAGATAAATCGGATGAAGGTCTGGTTATTCGGTTTAGAGAAGCAGTAAAGGAGAATCGATTATTTGAAACTCTGGATAAAATGGCTGCGGATGAAGGACTAGAAGAGGAAATTCTTGCTGTTGTTAGGCTTACCAAAAGATGCCTAAAACTCAATGCGAGGAAAAGGCCAAGCACGAGGGAAATAGCTACTGTACTTGAACAATTGAGGATAAAAGAAGGGTCAATTGCTAGAGAAAGTTTACAGGATGGTTATTGCTCCCTGAGTGAAAGATCTTATTGCTGCAATGTTGATTCCATTACTGAAGATAGCCTAGAGTAG
- the LOC113709879 gene encoding uncharacterized protein, translating to MEKTSLGWKEFEESLCKRFGNKICKDIVEEFNKIQQNGSVEDYQEKFEKLKPLMLMKNPQLDEGYFVSSFISGLKEEIKPIIRMLKPTELSAAYEMVQLQEYSLQLQNKQEKELQKSLVENKFGMHKSQPPNTNSGNLYRIPPVSQHKFSSARKATPDNNSTRGFHHRKFRHQCKMGHLNFFIGDEEEDTEFEDAVGEQDEHTGNPRTVMEMSLHILSESLKRKTITITGQLDGEEVVILVDTGSSDSYINSELVIALDIPYRMVSPFSVIVRNGACVTSKAICPRVRWEVNQHKFGFDLKVMQLSGWHIMLGVDWMTHFSPITFDFHNLGISMKYQGEMVHLQGSSEDCELDLIRGKDLRHFIEYKKKYFAIRTMETDMASTSASKKTGEDQQPQEIRDLLEEFSVVIQQPVSLPPARACDHAIPLKPGAQPFKLKPYRYLHSQKNDIEKQVTMMFQHGIARNSNSPFASPVLLVKKNEGTWRFCVDCRKLNAITIKDCYPIPNVNELLNELVGSKYKSMLDWTAGYH from the exons ATGGAAAAGACAAGCCTCggttggaaggaatttgaggaatcCTTGTGCAAGAGGTTTGGTAACAAAATTTGCAAAGATATAGTGGAAGAATTTAACAAGATTCAGCAGAATGGGAGTGTTGAGGACTATCAGGAAAAGTTTGAGAAGCTCAAGCCTTTAATGTTGATGAAAAATCCCCAATTAGATGAAGGCTACTTTGTGTCAAGCTTTATTAGTGGACTTAAGgaagaaattaaaccaatcaTCAGAATGCTTAAACCTACAGAGCTGTCTGCTGCCTATGAGATGGTTCAATTGCAGGAGTACTCCTTGCAGTTGcagaacaaacaagaaaaggaattACAGAAAAGTCTAGTGGAAAATAAGTTTGGCATGCATAAAAGTCAGCCTCCAAATACAAACTCAGGAAATCTATACAGAATTCCCCCTGTTAGCCAGCACAAGTTCTCCAGTGCAAGAAAGGCAACTCCAGATAATAACTCCACCAGAGGATTTCACCACAGGAAATTCA GACATCAGTGCAAGATGGGACACTTAAACTTCTTCATTGGGGATGAAGAAGAGGACACAGAATTTGAGGATGCAGTGGGGGAACAGGATGAGCACACTGGGAATCCAAGAACTGTTATGGAAATGTCCTTACATATATTGTCAGAATCTCTCAAGAGGAAAACTATCACGATCACAGGGCAACTGGATGGAGAGGAAGTGGTAATCCTGGTGGATACAGGGAGTTCTGACagttacattaacagtgagttGGTCATTGCACTAGACATTCCCTATAGAATGGTTTCACCCTTCTCTGTCATTGTTAGGAATGGAGCATGTGTAACCAGCAAGGCTATCTGTCCCAGGGTCAGATGGGAAGTCAATCAACACAAATTTGGCTTTGATCTGAAGGTGATGCAACTGAGTGGCTGGCATATTATGCTGGGAGTGGATTGGATGACTCATTTTAGTCCTATCACGTTTGATTTTCACAACCTCGGAATCTCTATGAAGTATCAAGGAGAAATGGTTCATCTGCAAGGGAGTTCAGAGGATTGTGAGCTGGATCTGATCAGGGGCAAGGATCTTAGGCACTTCATAGAGTACAAGAAAAAGTACTTTGCTATAAGAACCATGGAGACAGACATGGCCTCAACAAGTGCCTCAAAAAAGACAGGAGAGGATCAGCAACCTCAGGAGATCAGAGACTTACTGGAGGAATTTTCAGTTGTCATTCAGCAACCTGTATCCTTACCACCTGCCAGGGCATGTGACCATGCAATTCCCTTGAAGCCAGGAGCTCAACCATTCAAGTTAAAGCCCTATAGATACCTCCATTCCCAGAAGAATGACATTGAAAAACAAGTTACAATGATGTTCCAACATGGAATTGCAAGGAACAGCAACAGTCCATTTGCATCACCAGTTTTACTGGTCAAGAAGAATGAAGGTACTTGGAGATTCTGTGTGGATTGCAGGAAACTGAATGCGATCACCATCAAGGATTGCTATCCCATTCCAAATGTGAACGAGCTGCTGAATGAATTAGTTGGATCCAAGTATAAGTCTATGTTGGATTGGACAGCAGGATACCATTAG